Sequence from the Fictibacillus arsenicus genome:
TTGGGTCATTTCAGTTGCTGCCGGAACAAAGGACAAGCAGCTTGCAGACTTCTCATCTCGAGGAGTTGAAGGAGATAACTTGCTTCACCCGGACATTACAGCACCAGGCGTGGATATCGTATCTGCAAAATCAAAAACTGGCGTTGTCATGAACGTACTTGGCTCAGTGACAGATGCAGAGTATATTGCGCCAGAGCACCTTGCAAACTACACAACAGCAAGCGGAACGAGCATGGCTACACCGCACATTTCGGGTGTTGCAGCATTAATGCTTGAAGCAAACCCGAACTTGCAGCCGGATCAAGTTCTTCAATTGCTGGAATCAACAGCTGATCCGATGGCAGGCTACAAGCTTCATGAAGTGGGAGCAGGATACGTGAATGCGTATGAAGCTGTAAAAGCAGCGGGTAATTAATGAACAGTGAACAGACCTGAACATTTAGGTCTGTTCTTTTTATCTTTTGCCATTTGGTGTCCATAAGCAGTTGTGCTACAATCAGAAAAGCATAATGGACAAAAAGGGACGATGAAAATGACAAAGGCTGATTTGCCTGTTCATAAAAATGAGAGTTATGAAGTTGATATAGTGGATTTAACCCATGAAGGCGCTGGAGTTGCGCGCGTTAATGGGTTTACTTTGTTTGTACCGAACACTTTGCCAGGAGAGCGTGCAAAGATAAAGGTTGTTGGCGTTAAAAGAGGATTCGGTTTCGGAAGATTAGAAGAACTTATAGAAGCGAGTCCTGAACGGGTTGAACCGCCATGCCCGATTTACAAATGGTGCGGAGGCTGTCAGCTGCAGCATTTATCATACGAAGGACAGTTAGAATATAAACGCAAGCAGGTAGAAGATGTTCTAACACGGATCGGAAAGCTTGAGGGAGTGCCCGTATTGCCAACACTCGGTATGGGAGACGAGCCTTGGCGCTACCGAAATAAAGCACAAGTACCAGTTGGAGAGCGAGGCGGCCGAATCATTACAGGTTTCTACCAAAAACGCAGCCACGAAATCGTAGAAATGGACAGCTGCATCATTACAGGCGATACGAACGATGACGCCGTTCAAGCTGTAAAAGAGATCGTAAACAAGTACAACATTACAGCCTATGATGAACAAAAACACAAAGGTATTCTCCGTCATATCATCGCACGTTACGGGAAGACCACTGGCGATTTGATGATTGTCTTAGTGACAAACGGTAAGGATCTGCCGCAGCGTAAAAAAATCATCGAAGATATAACAGCAGCACTACCAGAGATTAAATCAATCGTGCAAAACATAAACTCTAAGCGTACGAACGTAATTTTTGGTGACGAAACACGAGTATTATGGGGTGCTGAATACATCCATGATTACATCGGTGACATTAAATTCGCCATTTCCGCGAGATCTTTCTATCAGATCAACCCAGATCAAACGAAAGTACTTTACGACCAAGCTTTAAAATATGCTGAACTAAACGGGGACGAAACCGTTATTGATGCGTATTGCGGAATCGGCACAATCTCACTTTTCCTCGCGCAAAAAGCGAAAAAAGTGTACGGAGTAGAAATTGTCCCAGAAGCAATTGAAGATGCTAGACGAAACGCAGAGTTAAATAACATCACAAATGCAGAGTTCGCTGTAGGAAAGTCAGAAGATGTGATTCCTGAGTGGAAGAAACAAGGGATTACACCAGACGTAATTGTAGTCGATCCGCCGCGTAAAGGGTGCGACGAGGAACTATTAAAAACAATTATTGAGATGAAGCCTAAACGCGTTGTCTATGTAAGCTGTAATCCGGCAACATTGGCACGTGACCTCCGTGTTTTAGAAGATGGTGGATTTAATACGGTACAAGTCCAGCCGGTGGATATGTTTCCTCAGACAACACATGTTGAAGCAGTTGCGCTGCTTGGGCTTGAATAATCCGTTTTTGTTTCATTATTGTAAATTCGAATGCAGAGGATTGTTGTTATATGGATGCAAATAAAAAATGGCTCTCTATTCCTAAAGAAATAAGAAGCCAACTTATAAAAAATGTTTTTTGTACGAATTGTAGAGATGTCGTAGCTATTGAGAGTTTTACGATTGAGGACGATAAACTTGGAATTGTCTTAAATGGGAAGTGTCAGCAGTGCGGACATGAAGTGGCAAGATTTATTGAATCTGAATAGTGTTAGATATTTCTTTTGAGTTGGGAAAGATGTTCCTGTCCCTTTGAACCAAGTTACAGGTTTTACAAAGGGGAAATAAATGGTGTTTGTCTCACAGTACTTTTGTTCATTATCGTACTGGGGACAGGCACCTTTTTTATTGAGATAAGAAGCAGTATAGTTGAATATTTAATCATCTAAGGGAACACTAATTTGATTACTATTAGTTTTCCATAAATTATAAAATGTACAGTGATTGATAATAAGTTACTAAACATGATATAAGTGTAAAAGAATATTTTTTAAAGGGATTTTAAGGTTGTATCCATAGTGAGAGGATTTGAACTTGAAATGATAGATAATTTTTGGCGTGATTTACCGCGTCCATTTTTTGTACTTGCACCAATGGAAGATGTGACAGATGTAGTTTTTCGTCATGTCGTAAGTGAAGCCGGTCGGCCGGATGTATTTTTCACAGAGTTTACAAACTCGGATAGCTATTGTCATCCGGAGGGCATGAAAAGTGTTCGCGGCCGTTTGACGTTTACGGAAGATGAACAGCCGATAGTGGCACATATTTGGGGCGATAATCCCGAATATTTCCGCCAAATGAGCATTGGCATGAAAGAGATGGGATTTAAAGGCATTGATATAAATATGGGCTGCCCTGTACCTAATGTCGCTTCCAGAGGGAAAGGGAGCGGCCTTATTCTGCGTCCGGATGTTGCGGCAGAACTTATTCAAGCAGCAAAAGCGGGCGGACTTCCTGTCAGTGTAAAAACACGACTTGGCTTTAAAGAGGTAAATGAGTGGGAGGAGTGGCTAACGCATATTTTAAAACAGGATATTGCGAACCTTTCTATTCATTTACGTACAAGAGAGGAAATGAGCTTAGTAGATGCACATTGGGAGCTTATTCCGGAAATAAAAAAATTACGTGATCGAATCGCACCAGATACGCTGCTAACAATCAATGGAGACATCCCTGACCGTCAAGTCGGGCTGCAGCTTGCTGAGAAATACGGTATTGATGGTGTAATGATCGGACGGGGGATTTTTAAAAATCCTTTTGCTTTTGAAAAAGAGCCAAGAGAGCACAGCAGCCAAGAATATCTTGATCTTTTAAGACTGCAGCTCGACCTACAGGATAAATATGCAGAAGAAGTACCGCGTTCAATAACAGGGCTTCATCGTTTTTTCAAGATCTATGTCAAAGGATTCCCTGGAGCTGCTGAATTACGAAATCAATTGATGAACACGAAATCAACAGATGAAGTGCGTGCATTGCTTGATAACTTAGACTGATGACTTATAAAAGCATATAGAAAATACAGTGAAAAACAGTATGGAAACTCATGGGTTACATACTGTTTTTGATTATTTATTTTTCACATCTT
This genomic interval carries:
- the rlmD gene encoding 23S rRNA (uracil(1939)-C(5))-methyltransferase RlmD, which produces MTKADLPVHKNESYEVDIVDLTHEGAGVARVNGFTLFVPNTLPGERAKIKVVGVKRGFGFGRLEELIEASPERVEPPCPIYKWCGGCQLQHLSYEGQLEYKRKQVEDVLTRIGKLEGVPVLPTLGMGDEPWRYRNKAQVPVGERGGRIITGFYQKRSHEIVEMDSCIITGDTNDDAVQAVKEIVNKYNITAYDEQKHKGILRHIIARYGKTTGDLMIVLVTNGKDLPQRKKIIEDITAALPEIKSIVQNINSKRTNVIFGDETRVLWGAEYIHDYIGDIKFAISARSFYQINPDQTKVLYDQALKYAELNGDETVIDAYCGIGTISLFLAQKAKKVYGVEIVPEAIEDARRNAELNNITNAEFAVGKSEDVIPEWKKQGITPDVIVVDPPRKGCDEELLKTIIEMKPKRVVYVSCNPATLARDLRVLEDGGFNTVQVQPVDMFPQTTHVEAVALLGLE
- a CDS encoding tRNA dihydrouridine synthase yields the protein MIDNFWRDLPRPFFVLAPMEDVTDVVFRHVVSEAGRPDVFFTEFTNSDSYCHPEGMKSVRGRLTFTEDEQPIVAHIWGDNPEYFRQMSIGMKEMGFKGIDINMGCPVPNVASRGKGSGLILRPDVAAELIQAAKAGGLPVSVKTRLGFKEVNEWEEWLTHILKQDIANLSIHLRTREEMSLVDAHWELIPEIKKLRDRIAPDTLLTINGDIPDRQVGLQLAEKYGIDGVMIGRGIFKNPFAFEKEPREHSSQEYLDLLRLQLDLQDKYAEEVPRSITGLHRFFKIYVKGFPGAAELRNQLMNTKSTDEVRALLDNLD